A single Brassica rapa cultivar Chiifu-401-42 chromosome A04, CAAS_Brap_v3.01, whole genome shotgun sequence DNA region contains:
- the LOC103863217 gene encoding histone acetyltransferase GCN5 yields MDSHSSHLNAANRSRSSQTPSPSHSASASSSLHKRKLAASEDHAPPSTSFPPSSNDDLESLSAARGADSGSDPDESEYAVHDGYEEDFAPEPDHDSSIRTFTAARLDVNGSSRNAKIKTEEISTVELQAGTGTAGAIAPKDEAAKILTCGAYIAREEALRREEEAGRLKFVCYSNDGVDDHMMCLIGLKNIFARQLPNMPKEYIVRLLMDRKHKSVMVLRKNEVEGGIPLVVGGITYRPYHRQRFGEIAFCAISADEQVKGYGTRLMNHLKEHARDVDGLTHFLTYADNNAVGYFLKQSFTKEIYLEKDVWHGYIKDYDGVLLMECRIDPKLKYTNLSSMISKQRKAIDEMIRELSNCQNVYQVAEFQKKEGGSSKNIRVEDIPGLRDAGWTPDQWGHTRYTLFSGSGDSVTKQKQLNALIRGLLKTMQDHSDAWPFKEPVDPLDVPDYYEFIKDPIDLKTIGKRVESEQYYMTLDMFVADTRRMFNNCRTYNSPDTVYYRCATKLQAHFFSKVQAALQSGAKSQ; encoded by the exons ATGGACTCTCACTCTTCTCACCTCAACGCAGCCAATCGTTCTCGCAGCTCTCAGACTCCCTCTCCTTCCCACTCCGCCTCCGCCTCTTCATCCCTCCACAAACGCAAACTCGCCGCGTCTGAGGATCACGCTCCTCCCTCCACTTCCTTCCCTCCTTCCTCCAACGACGACCTCGAGAGCCTCTCCGCCGCGCGCGGAGCCGATTCCGGCTCAGACCCCGACGAATCAGAGTACGCCGTCCACGACGGCTACGAGGAAGACTTCGCTCCCGAACCGGATCACGACTCTTCGATCCGCACATTCACCGCCGCGAGACTCGATGTCAACGGTTCGAGTCGCAACGCTAAGATTAAGACGGAGGAGATCTCAACGGTGGAGCTTCAGGCTGGGACTGGGACAGCTGGCGCGATTGCGCCGAAGGATGAGGCTGCTAAGATATTGACCTGCGGGGCTTACATTGCGAGAGAAGAGGCTTTGAGGAGAGAG GAAGAAGCTGGGCGGCTCAAATTTGTCTGTTACTCTAATGATGGCGTTGATGACCATATGATGTG TTTGATTGGTTTGAAGAACATATTTGCAAGACAGCTGCCTAATATGCCAAAGGAGTACATTGTTCGCCTTCTCATGGATAG GAAACATAAGTCTGTCATGGTCCTAAGAAAAAATGAGGTTGAAGGTGGCATCCCTCTTGTTGTAGGTGGTATCACGTATCGTCCATATCACAG GCAGAGGTTTGGAGAAATAGCTTTTTGTGCAATCAGCGCAGATGAACAAGTTAAAGGCTACGGTACCAGATTGATGAACCACTTGAAAGAACATGCACGAGATGTTGATGGATTGACGCATTTTCTTACTTATGCTGACAACAATGCTGTTGGTTATTTTCTCAAACAG AGTTTTACTAAAGAGATTTACTTGGAGAAAGATGTATGGCATGG GTACATCAAAGACTATGATGGTGTCCTACTTATGGAATGCAGAATTGATCCAAAgcttaaatatacaaatttgtCAAGCATGATTAGCAAGCAGAGAAAA GCAATTGATGAAATGATAAGAGAGTTATCAAACTGTCAGAATGTGTATCAAGTTGCTGAATTTCAAAAG AAAGAAGGTGGAAGTTCTAAAAATATCAGAGTTGAGGATATTCCTGGCTTAA GGGACGCAGGTTGGACCCCAGATCAGTGGGGGCACACGCGTTACACATTATTCAGTGGTTCTGGAGATAGTGTAACAAAGCAAAAGCAGTTGAATGCACTTATTCGCGGGCTTTTGAAG ACAATGCAAGACCATTCTGATGCTTGGCCTTTTAAAGAACCAGTTGATCCTCTCGATGTTCCTGATTACTATGAATTTATTAAAGATCCCATTG ATCTGAAGACAATTGGGAAGAGAGTAGAGTCCGAGCAGTACTACATGACACTTGACATGTTTGTGGCTGATACGAGAAGGATGTTTAACAATTGTAGAACTTACAACTCCCCAGATACTGTGTACTACAGATGTGCAACCAA GTTGCAAGCACATTTCTTTAGCAAAGTACAAGCAGCTCTCCAGTCTGGTGCTAAATCTCAATAG
- the LOC103863219 gene encoding glutathione reductase, chloroplastic isoform X1: MATTPKLTTTISSSPSLQTTLCRKLPISIHLPSSSLRPRLTLLSNHRYNPSRRAQNDYGTDSDLRYDFDLFTLGAGSGGVRASRFATSFGASAAVCELPFSTISSDTAGGVGGTCVLRGCVPKKLLVYASKYTHEFEDSHGFGWKYDTDPSHDWTTLIANKNAELQRLTGIYKNILNNANVKLIEGRGKVIDPHTVDVDGRIYTTRNILIAVGGRPFIPDIPGREFAIDSDAALDLPSKPKKIAIVGGGYIALEFAGIFNGLSSEVHVFIRQKKVLRGFDEDVRDFVGEQMSLRGIEFHTEESPEAIIKSGDGSFSLKTSKGTVDGFSHVMFATGRKPNTKNLGLENVGVKLAKNGAIEVDEYSRTSVPSIWAVGDVTDRINLTPVALMEGGALAKTLFQNEPTKPDHRAVPCAVFSQPPIGTVGLTEEQAIEQYGDIDVFTSHFKPLKATLSGLPDRVFMKLIVCANTDKVLGVHMCGEDSPEIIQGFGVAVKAGLTKADFDATVGVHPTAAEEFVTMRTPTRKIRKGSSEGKGKS, from the exons ATGGCTACGACTCCGAAGCTGACCACTACAATTTcatcttctccatctcttcaaACCACCCTCTGCAGAAAACTCCCAATCTCAATCCATCTACCATCATCGTCTCTCCGTCCCCGTCTCACCTTACTCTCAAACCACCGCTACAATCCCTCTCGCCGTGCCCAAAACGACTACGGAACAGACTCTGACCTTCGCTACGACTTCGACCTCTTCACTCTCGGCGCCGGAAGCGGCGGCGTCCGTGCCTCCCGCTTCGCCACGAGCTTCGGAGCGTCCGCCGCCGTCTGCGAGCTCCCTTTCTCCACCATCTCCTCCGATACAGCCGGAGGCGTCGGAGGAAC GTGTGTACTCAGAGGATGTGTGCCAAAGAAGTTACTAGTGTATGCATCCAAATACACTCACGAGTTTGAAGACAGTCACGGCTTTGGTTGGAAGTATGACACCGACCCTTCTCATGACTGGACTACATTGATTGCCAACAAGAACGCTGAGTTGCAGCGTCTGACTGGTATCTACAAGAATATACTCAACAATGCTAATGTCAAGTTGATCGAAGGCCGTGGAAAG GTTATAGACCCACACACTGTTGATGTAGATGGGAGAATCTATACTACTAGAAACATTCTGATTGCAGTTGGTGGACGTCCCTTCATTCCTGACATTCCAGGAAGAGAGTTTGCTATTGATTCAGATGCTGCGCTTGATTTGCCTTCCAAGCCCAAGAAGATTGCGATCGTTGGTGGTGGCTACATTGCCCTGGAGTTTGCGGGAATATTTAATGGTCTCAGCAGTGAAGTTCATGTGTTTATTAGGCAAAAGAAGGTGCTGAGGGGGTTTGATGAAGAC GTTAGGGATTTTGTTGGAGAGCAGATGTCTTTGAGAGGCATTGAGTTCCACACAGAGGAGTCCCCTGAAGCCATCATCAAATCTGGAGATGGGTCGTTTTCTTTGAAGACTAGCAAGGGAACTGTTGATGGGTTTTCACATGTTATGTTTGCAACTGGTCGCAAGCCCAATACAAAG AACTTAGGATTGGAAAATGTTGGAGTAAAATTGGCGAAAAATGGAGCAATAGAG GTTGATGAATATTCACGGACATCTGTTCCTTCGATATGGGCTGTTGGGGATGTCACTGACCGGATTAACTTGACTCCGGTCGCCTTGATGGAGGGAGGTGCATTGGCTAAAACTTTGTTTCAAAATGAACCAACAAAGCCTGATCATAG AGCTGTTCCATGCGCTGTCTTCTCTCAACCACCTATTGGAACAGTTGGTCTAACTGAAGAGCAGGCCATAGAACAATATGGGGACATAGATGTTTTCACATCACATTTTAAGCCATTGAAGGCTACGCTTTCAGGACTTCCAGACCGGGTGTTTATGAAACTCATTGTCTGTGCAAACACCGATAAAGTTCTTGGTGTTCACATGTGTGGAGAGGATTCACCAGAAATAATCCAG GGATTTGGGGTTGCTGTAAAAGCTGGCCTAACTAAGGCTGACTTTGACGCAACAGTGGGTGTTCACCCCACAGCGGCTGAGGAGTTTGTCACAATGAGGACTCCAACCAGGAAAATTCGCAAAGGCTCCTCTGAG GGGAAAGGCAAGTCCTGA
- the LOC103863219 gene encoding glutathione reductase, chloroplastic isoform X2: MATTPKLTTTISSSPSLQTTLCRKLPISIHLPSSSLRPRLTLLSNHRYNPSRRAQNDYGTDSDLRYDFDLFTLGAGSGGVRASRFATSFGASAAVCELPFSTISSDTAGGVGGTCVLRGCVPKKLLVYASKYTHEFEDSHGFGWKYDTDPSHDWTTLIANKNAELQRLTGIYKNILNNANVKLIEGRGKVIDPHTVDVDGRIYTTRNILIAVGGRPFIPDIPGREFAIDSDAALDLPSKPKKIAIVGGGYIALEFAGIFNGLSSEVHVFIRQKKVLRGFDEDVRDFVGEQMSLRGIEFHTEESPEAIIKSGDGSFSLKTSKGTVDGFSHVMFATGRKPNTKVDEYSRTSVPSIWAVGDVTDRINLTPVALMEGGALAKTLFQNEPTKPDHRAVPCAVFSQPPIGTVGLTEEQAIEQYGDIDVFTSHFKPLKATLSGLPDRVFMKLIVCANTDKVLGVHMCGEDSPEIIQGFGVAVKAGLTKADFDATVGVHPTAAEEFVTMRTPTRKIRKGSSEGKGKS, from the exons ATGGCTACGACTCCGAAGCTGACCACTACAATTTcatcttctccatctcttcaaACCACCCTCTGCAGAAAACTCCCAATCTCAATCCATCTACCATCATCGTCTCTCCGTCCCCGTCTCACCTTACTCTCAAACCACCGCTACAATCCCTCTCGCCGTGCCCAAAACGACTACGGAACAGACTCTGACCTTCGCTACGACTTCGACCTCTTCACTCTCGGCGCCGGAAGCGGCGGCGTCCGTGCCTCCCGCTTCGCCACGAGCTTCGGAGCGTCCGCCGCCGTCTGCGAGCTCCCTTTCTCCACCATCTCCTCCGATACAGCCGGAGGCGTCGGAGGAAC GTGTGTACTCAGAGGATGTGTGCCAAAGAAGTTACTAGTGTATGCATCCAAATACACTCACGAGTTTGAAGACAGTCACGGCTTTGGTTGGAAGTATGACACCGACCCTTCTCATGACTGGACTACATTGATTGCCAACAAGAACGCTGAGTTGCAGCGTCTGACTGGTATCTACAAGAATATACTCAACAATGCTAATGTCAAGTTGATCGAAGGCCGTGGAAAG GTTATAGACCCACACACTGTTGATGTAGATGGGAGAATCTATACTACTAGAAACATTCTGATTGCAGTTGGTGGACGTCCCTTCATTCCTGACATTCCAGGAAGAGAGTTTGCTATTGATTCAGATGCTGCGCTTGATTTGCCTTCCAAGCCCAAGAAGATTGCGATCGTTGGTGGTGGCTACATTGCCCTGGAGTTTGCGGGAATATTTAATGGTCTCAGCAGTGAAGTTCATGTGTTTATTAGGCAAAAGAAGGTGCTGAGGGGGTTTGATGAAGAC GTTAGGGATTTTGTTGGAGAGCAGATGTCTTTGAGAGGCATTGAGTTCCACACAGAGGAGTCCCCTGAAGCCATCATCAAATCTGGAGATGGGTCGTTTTCTTTGAAGACTAGCAAGGGAACTGTTGATGGGTTTTCACATGTTATGTTTGCAACTGGTCGCAAGCCCAATACAAAG GTTGATGAATATTCACGGACATCTGTTCCTTCGATATGGGCTGTTGGGGATGTCACTGACCGGATTAACTTGACTCCGGTCGCCTTGATGGAGGGAGGTGCATTGGCTAAAACTTTGTTTCAAAATGAACCAACAAAGCCTGATCATAG AGCTGTTCCATGCGCTGTCTTCTCTCAACCACCTATTGGAACAGTTGGTCTAACTGAAGAGCAGGCCATAGAACAATATGGGGACATAGATGTTTTCACATCACATTTTAAGCCATTGAAGGCTACGCTTTCAGGACTTCCAGACCGGGTGTTTATGAAACTCATTGTCTGTGCAAACACCGATAAAGTTCTTGGTGTTCACATGTGTGGAGAGGATTCACCAGAAATAATCCAG GGATTTGGGGTTGCTGTAAAAGCTGGCCTAACTAAGGCTGACTTTGACGCAACAGTGGGTGTTCACCCCACAGCGGCTGAGGAGTTTGTCACAATGAGGACTCCAACCAGGAAAATTCGCAAAGGCTCCTCTGAG GGGAAAGGCAAGTCCTGA